One region of Drosophila teissieri strain GT53w chromosome 2L, Prin_Dtei_1.1, whole genome shotgun sequence genomic DNA includes:
- the LOC122620554 gene encoding SUN domain-containing protein 3 yields the protein MDSCRRARKRVLLTYLLSFVLLSTFFYYLMAHNSRNNSGIMRLREDVDDISHILRQQQVDCKGAQGSSKFSCLGGEPKGLGSGSCNNRDVTAYVDTLFKRKMGHLMDDVYNLKKQLMSADCSSKSAQSTPKPESASLAKPRINYASEDLGARIVSVKAQPIGGTNIFKRLLGLDFSANPPVNMIRAGLSPGACFGFNGSQANVTLHLAKTIIVEAITLTHVAREMTPSLCVKSAPKNFDVYGLRKDSSKRELLGQWSYDNAANRRTQSYSVRSEYFYRNLAFSFNSNHGANSTCIYRVEVYGRLQ from the exons ATGGATAGTTGTCGACGAGCTAGAAAGCGAGTCCTCCTAACGTATTTGCTCTCATTTGTGCTGCTTTCCACCTTTTTCTACTACCTCATGGCTCACAACAGCAGGAATAATTCGGGCATAATGCGACTTCGTGAGGATGTCGATGATATATCG CACATCCTCCGTCAGCAGCAGGTGGACTGCAAAGGAGCTCAGGGCTCGAGCAAGTTCAGTTGCCTTGGAGGAGAGCCAAAGGGATTGGGATCTGGAAGCTGCAACAACCGGGATGTTACTGCCTATGTGGACACTCTGTTCAAGCGCAAGATGGGGCATTTGATGGACGACGTCTACAACCTGAAGAAGCAGCTGATGAGTGCCGATTGCTCCTCGAAAAGTGCCCAATCAACGCCGAAGCCCGAATCCGCTTCGCTGGCCAAGCCTCGCATTAACTACGCTTCCGAGGATCTGGGTGCCAGGATCGTCAGTGTGAAGGCACAACCTATTGGCGGCACCAATATCTTCAAAAGGCTGCTGGGTCTGGACTTTAGCGCCAATCCGCCGGTGAATATGATTCGCGCGGGGCTTTCTCCCGGTGCCTGTTTTGGATTCAATGGAAGCCAGGCCAATGTGACTCTCCATCTGGCCAAGACCATCATCGTGGAGGCCATCACCCTGACCCACGTGGCCCGCGAAATGACGCCCAGTTTGTGCGTGAAGAGTGCGCCAAAGAACTTCGATGTATAC GGATTGCGAAAGGACAGTTCTAAGAGGGAGCTGTTGGGACAGTGGAGCTACGATAACGCGGCCAACAGGCGCACTCAGAGCTACAGTGTGCGGAGCGAGTACTTTTATCGAAATCTGGCTTTTTCGTTCAACTCGAACCACGGTGCGAATTCCACCTGCATTTATCG CGTTGAAGTATATGGACGATTGCAATAA
- the LOC122620527 gene encoding uncharacterized protein LOC122620527: MSGLPIWIPLLALLALLAPTATACPPEVCVCKWKGGKQTVECGGQQLSNLPEGMDPGTQVLNFSGNALQVLQSERFLRMDLLNLQKIYLSRNQLIRIHEKAFRGLTNLVELDLSENALQNVPSETFQDYSSLMRLSLSGNPIRELKTSAFRHLSFLTTLELSNCQVERIENEAFVGMDNLEWLRLDGNRIGFIQGNHILPKSLHGISLHSNRWNCDCRLLDIHFWLVNYNTPLAEEPKCMEPARLKGQVIKSLQREQLACLPEVSPQSSYTEVSEGRNMSITCLVRAIPEPKVLWLFNGQVMSNDSLMDNLHMYYYIDETIGISGAEEKRSEIFIYNVGAEDNGTFSCVGQNIAGTTFSNYTLRVIIKEPPVVNEVSFPRDYMNYIVASSAGGGIIFVVLLCTIVVKCKKTSEPAKQRKKCDQVTSIAGGTDSSTGSTQDTGMGMMKCASILNDGGDSLNGNAGLLLGDTLTPTKAANGAAGGGIILGNQMKQNLLLYATPNPAQQQLQLNVNLMGTGPGSPPLLLSNGHGLAAAYCSPPASLRNYQEKNPDLVNDAESVKHKLKTAVSLDGAGEYETQSDCGQYEGCYQLAAAPHAHPGHQHPHPGHPLMGRFAQAMTTLPRGMQLKPAPHQVDVHLNPVCFLGQDGSFAYDYSSAHLVQQPPQQQQHQQQQQQQVQPANNFYRTLPHNRLHKQQQFQAAAGGNVGVGGNPTLRYSLEAEFIQRGPTVSYEKYQLPNVRFTAEGYPQQQQQQQQQLQQQQQLQLQQQHQFPSPPEGYKSDLAVMPAPFQQWPSCLPGYRFAQSPTSLPAVATPPPAAVVATPPPPTSAVSTQSTATSTIPELDESEASSPRLEEAAGSAAPPGGEEESSDTAKLKQLNGPLADSPDEGYVGDGQETSDI; this comes from the coding sequence ATGAGTGGTCTGCCAATCTGGATACCGCTCCTTGCACTTCTGGCACTTCTGGCCCCAACTGCGACGGCCTGTCCGCCggaggtgtgtgtgtgcaaatggAAGGGGGGCAAGCAGACGGTGGAGTGCGGCGGACAGCAGCTCTCCAACCTGCCGGAGGGCATGGATCCGGGCACCCAGGTGCTCAACTTTAGCGGCAATGCGCTGCAGGTGCTGCAATCGGAGCGGTTTCTACGCATGGATCTGCTCAATCTGCAGAAGATCTATCTGTCCCGGAATCAGCTGATCCGGATACACGAGAAGGCCTTCAGGGGTCTGACCAATCTGGTCGAGCTGGATCTCAGCGAGAATGCGCTGCAGAATGTGCCTAGCGAGACGTTCCAGGACTACAGCTCGCTGATGCGCCTCTCGCTGAGCGGAAATCCCATCAGGGAGTTGAAGACCTCGGCCTTCAGGCACCTCTCCTTCCTCACAACCCTGGAGCTGTCCAACTGCCAGGTGGAGCGGATCGAGAACGAGGCCTTCGTGGGCATGGACAACCTGGAGTGGCTGCGACTGGACGGCAATCGGATTGGGTTCATCCAGGGCAACCACATCCTGCCCAAGTCGCTGCACGGCATCAGCCTGCACAGCAATCGGTGGAACTGCGACTGCCGCCTCCTGGACATCCACTTCTGGCTGGTCAACTACAACACCCCGCTGGCCGAGGAGCCCAAGTGCATGGAGCCGGCGAGGCTGAAGGGTCAGGTGATCAAGAGCCTGCAGCGGGAGCAGCTGGCCTGCCTGCCGGAGGTCAGTCCCCAGTCGAGCTACACGGAGGTGAGCGAGGGCAGGAACATGTCCATCACCTGCCTGGTCAGGGCCATTCCGGAGCCGAAGGTCCTTTGGCTGTTCAATGGCCAGGTGATGAGCAACGACAGCCTGATGGACAACCTGCACATGTACTACTACATCGACGAGACGATCGGAATCAGTGGCGCCGAGGAGAAGCGCAGCGAAATCTTCATCTACAACGTGGGTGCCGAGGACAACGGTACCTTCTCCTGCGTGGGCCAGAACATAGCCGGCACCACCTTCAGCAACTACACCCTGCGGGTCATAATCAAGGAGCCGCCGGTGGTGAACGAGGTTTCCTTCCCCAGGGACTACATGAACTACATTGTGGCCAGCAGTGCCGGAGGAGGCATTATCTTCGTGGTACTCCTCTGCACCATCGTGGTCAAGTGCAAGAAGACCTCGGAGCCGGCCAAGCAGCGCAAGAAGTGCGACCAGGTGACGAGCATTGCCGGTGGCACGGACTCCTCGACGGGAAGtacccaggacacgggcaTGGGAATGATGAAGTGCGCCTCCATTCTGAACGATGGCGGGGATAGTCTGAACGGGAATGCAGGACTCCTGCTGGGCGATACATTGACGCCCACGAAGGCGGCGAATGGAGCAGCTGGCGGCGGCATCATCCTGGGCAATCAGATGAAGCAGAACCTACTCCTCTACGCCACTCCCAAtcccgcccagcagcagctgcagctgaatgTCAACCTGATGGGCACCGGACCGGGCTCACCGCCGTTGCTCCTGAGCAATGGTCATGGCTTGGCGGCCGCCTACTGCTCGCCACCCGCCTCGCTGCGCAACTACCAGGAGAAGAATCCGGACTTGGTCAACGATGCGGAGAGTGTCAAGCACAAGCTGAAGACGGCGGTGAGTCTGGACGGAGCCGGGGAGTACGAGACGCAGAGCGACTGCGGTCAGTACGAGGGCTGCTATCAGCTGGCGGCCGCTCCACATGCGCATCCGGGACACCAGCACCCACATCCGGGACATCCGCTGATGGGACGCTTCGCCCAGGCGATGACCACCTTGCCGCGCGGCATGCAACTGAAGCCGGCCCCACATCAAGTGGATGTCCACCTGAATCCGGTGTGCTTCCTGGGCCAGGACGGATCCTTTGCCTACGACTACAGCAGTGCCCATCTGGTGCAGCAGccaccgcagcaacagcaacatcagcagcagcagcagcaacaggtgcAGCCTGCCAACAACTTCTATCGCACGTTGCCACACAACAGGTtgcacaagcagcagcagtttcAGGCGGCGGCCGGCGGAAATGTCGGCGTGGGTGGCAATCCCACCCTGCGCTACAGCCTCGAGGCCGAGTTCATCCAGCGGGGTCCCACGGTGAGCTACGAGAAGTACCAGCTGCCCAATGTGCGCTTCACAGCGGAGGGttatccgcagcagcagcagcagcaacagcagcaacttcagcagcagcaacagttgcagctgcagcagcagcatcagttCCCCTCGCCGCCAGAGGGCTACAAAAGCGACTTGGCGGTGATGCCGGCGCCGTTTCAACAGTGGCCCAGCTGTCTGCCCGGCTACCGCTTCGCCCAGTCACCCACCAGCCTGCCAGCGGTTGCCACTCCACCGCCAGCCGCAGTGGTGGCCacaccaccaccgcccacatCAGCAGTAAGCACACAATCCACGGCCACATCCACCATTCCGGAGCTGGACGAAAGCGAGGCGAGTTCGCCGCGCCTCGAGGAGGCCGCCGGTTCTGCAGCGCCACCTGGCGGCGAGGAGGAGAGCTCGGACACCGCGAAACTCAAACAGCTTAATGGCCCCTTGGCCGACAGTCCCGACGAGGGCTACGTGGGCGATGGCCAGGAAACCAGCGACATTTGA